The bacterium DNA segment TCTTTAAAATATGAAACATCAAATTTATTTGTAAGTTTTATCCCTTTTGTCGTTATACAATTTCTTTCGCATTCTCCACAGAAAAGACATTTATCAGGATGGTGAATAAGAACTCTTTTTTCTTCACCAATATCATCAATTACTTCAATTGCTTTTGAAGGACATACATTTGCACATGCACCACAACCAACACACTCATCTAAATTAAATTCAGGTCTACCTCTAAATCTTTTCGGTGGAATATGTGGCTCATAAGGAAATTTTGTTGTGTATGGCGGTGTAAATAAACTTATTATTCCTTCTTTCAATTCTCTTAATTTTGGTTTTTTCATTTTTCCCACCTATTTAAGTTTTGTTTTTATCATTTGTTGGAAAAGAAATTTCAAATACCTTAAATACCTTTTTTAACCAGGGAACTATTTTTTTTAAGAAAATATTATAAATATCAAGGTATCCTTTATCTTCCCAATTGTAAATTGTTTTTAAAACAGGTAATTCTCTTAAAGTCAAATAAAATTGAGACCCATCAAAAGATGCAATTTCTCTTTCAAGTTTTTCTCCACCTGTAAATATTTCTTTTTTACTCATTTTCCCAATTATTTTTTTATAAAAAATGAAAATTACAAAAAATACCAGGACTAAAAGGATACCGTAGAAATTCACAATATTGATAAGAGATATATTTACTTCTGGGGCAAAAACAATTTTTGAAAAAACATTATTCATAAAGAAATCAGGAAAAACCCCTAAAATGAAACAAAGAACAGATAAAACTCCCATTGGGATAGAAAAGAAAGGTGAAATTCTACTTTCTTTCTGTATATTTTCTCTTTTTCTTACTCCCAGGAATGTATCATTTAAAACTTTTAAACAGGCAGCCAGAGTTAAACAACTTCCCAATATTGCAATTAAAAACGCAACCGTTGTAAGAACTGTTCCTTTTTCAAGTAATGCTTGATAAATAATCCATTTTGAAATAAATCCATTAAAAGGAGGTATCCCTGAAATTGAAAGAGAAGCAATAAAAAATGCAAAAAATGTAAATGGCATTTTTTCTCCAAGTCCACCATAATCAGATAAATTTCGAGAACCAACTTTTTTTATTATTACCCCTGCTGCAAGAAACAATAGTCCTTTAAATAAAGCATGATTTAATGTATGATACAATGCACCTAATAGTCCTAAATTTGTTCCACATGCAATTCCAAGGAATATATAACCAATTTGTCCTATACTGCTAAATGCAAGTAATCTTTTTATATCATTTTGAATTATTGCAAGTAAACAACCAGTAAGTACTGTTAAACAACCAATTATTATCATAATTGTTTGCCATCCAATAGACCATGAAGGAGAGAAAATTTCAAAATAAAATAGTATTAAGGCATAAATTCCTATTTTTATCATAATTCCTGAAAGTAAAGCAGATATTGGAGTTGGAGCAGCAGGATGAGCATCGGCAAGCCAACTATGTAAAGGGAAAAGACCTGCTTTTATTCCAGCACCAATTATAATTGAAAAGAAAAGGAGATGTTTCCAGAAAATACTTTGTCCAGCAATTCCTGATAAATAACCAAGTATTCCAAAAAGGAGAAATATACTTCCTGCTCCTGTCATAATAAGATATTTTATAGAGGCACTTTTTGCTTCTTTTGTATTCTCATAAAGAATAAGAAAAAAACTTGAAAAAGTCATAAATTCCCAGAAAGAATAAAATAAAATTAAATTTGGCGACAGAGTAGTTCCTAACATTGAACCAATAAAGAAAAATAA contains these protein-coding regions:
- a CDS encoding 4Fe-4S dicluster domain-containing protein, whose protein sequence is MKKPKLRELKEGIISLFTPPYTTKFPYEPHIPPKRFRGRPEFNLDECVGCGACANVCPSKAIEVIDDIGEEKRVLIHHPDKCLFCGECERNCITTKGIKLTNKFDVSYFKEPEEVENKVEYPLVICKSCGSIIGTEKHIIWIYKKLGNLSYSNAVLVTNIIKNLNIKTEEQEKVILPIQRTDIMKIICPVCKRTAFISDEKIK
- a CDS encoding proton-conducting transporter membrane subunit is translated as MNKETLILLPTAICFIISLIHILFYKLSRKKRCWISILGGLVVLLSTIYIVCNCTWFLLLGGISSFFAILISFLGLLVIIYSQKYNWQSTFVYDCLLFFFIGSMLGTTLSPNLILFYSFWEFMTFSSFFLILYENTKEAKSASIKYLIMTGAGSIFLLFGILGYLSGIAGQSIFWKHLLFFSIIIGAGIKAGLFPLHSWLADAHPAAPTPISALLSGIMIKIGIYALILFYFEIFSPSWSIGWQTIMIIIGCLTVLTGCLLAIIQNDIKRLLAFSSIGQIGYIFLGIACGTNLGLLGALYHTLNHALFKGLLFLAAGVIIKKVGSRNLSDYGGLGEKMPFTFFAFFIASLSISGIPPFNGFISKWIIYQALLEKGTVLTTVAFLIAILGSCLTLAACLKVLNDTFLGVRKRENIQKESRISPFFSIPMGVLSVLCFILGVFPDFFMNNVFSKIVFAPEVNISLINIVNFYGILLVLVFFVIFIFYKKIIGKMSKKEIFTGGEKLEREIASFDGSQFYLTLRELPVLKTIYNWEDKGYLDIYNIFLKKIVPWLKKVFKVFEISFPTNDKNKT